A single window of Granulicella sibirica DNA harbors:
- a CDS encoding glycoside hydrolase family 2 protein translates to MQSKVNGLVVGVVCALVSSGVVFGQDEARGSSAGPGVGKPSIVLVDVDRRQTTSLNGDWHIIADPYVAGLYDFHNHVIANGYFNDQVAEPGKNTLVEYNFAKSPTIKVPGDWNMQKEWLRLYEGPLWYEREFDYKPEAGHRAWLHIGAANYRSRMYVNGKEACEHEGGFTSFDCEVTDFVKPGENDAVIYVDDTRMADGIPTLKTDWYNYGGLTRDVSIITTPANFIDDFDLHLDRATRSVIEGYVHVEGASAGTKVSVTIPEAKLAFSGVTDADGKAAVSMPAKGLSLWAPGNPKLYKVTLKAGADSLEDDMGFRTIETQGTHILLNGKPIVLHGICIHAEAPYRGGRVNTDQDVATLFGWVQDLGANFVRLAHYPHDMRMERAADKLGILVWSEVPVYWALHFEDEAVFKKSQGQLSEEIRRDRDKASVILWSIANETPSTEARTTFLTRSANYVHGLDPTRLVTAALLVRGEGNTKIIDDPLGKALDVIGFNEYIGWYEKTPEAMDQTDWKIAYDKPLIVSEFGGDAKAGLHGGEHERWTEEYQANIFRHQIAMLNRIPSLRGTTPWILMDFRSPVRQLPGIQDGFNRKGLISDQGEKKEAFGILQKAYKSDGLGKAE, encoded by the coding sequence ATGCAATCGAAGGTCAATGGTCTGGTTGTCGGAGTGGTCTGCGCCCTGGTGAGTTCGGGCGTTGTGTTTGGACAGGATGAGGCGCGCGGCTCCAGCGCCGGTCCGGGCGTGGGCAAGCCCTCAATCGTCCTGGTCGACGTCGACCGGCGTCAGACCACGAGCCTCAACGGCGACTGGCACATCATCGCCGATCCCTACGTCGCCGGTCTCTACGACTTCCACAACCACGTGATCGCCAACGGCTACTTCAACGACCAGGTCGCCGAGCCGGGCAAGAACACGCTCGTCGAGTACAACTTCGCCAAGAGCCCGACCATCAAGGTTCCGGGCGACTGGAACATGCAGAAGGAGTGGCTGCGCTTGTACGAGGGGCCGCTCTGGTACGAGCGCGAGTTCGACTACAAGCCCGAGGCCGGACACCGCGCGTGGCTGCACATCGGCGCGGCGAACTACCGCTCCCGCATGTACGTGAACGGCAAGGAAGCCTGCGAACACGAGGGCGGCTTCACCAGCTTCGACTGCGAGGTGACCGACTTCGTCAAACCCGGCGAGAACGACGCCGTCATCTACGTCGACGACACGCGCATGGCGGATGGCATTCCCACGCTTAAGACGGACTGGTACAACTATGGCGGCCTCACGCGCGACGTCTCCATCATCACGACCCCCGCGAACTTCATCGACGATTTCGACCTGCACCTCGACCGCGCCACCCGCTCGGTCATCGAGGGCTATGTCCACGTCGAAGGCGCTTCAGCAGGCACGAAGGTCTCGGTGACGATCCCTGAGGCGAAGCTCGCCTTCAGTGGCGTGACGGACGCCGATGGAAAAGCCGCCGTCTCAATGCCCGCGAAGGGCCTGTCGCTCTGGGCTCCGGGCAATCCGAAACTCTACAAGGTCACTCTCAAAGCCGGCGCGGACTCGCTTGAAGACGACATGGGCTTCCGCACCATCGAGACCCAGGGAACGCACATCCTGCTGAACGGCAAGCCCATCGTCCTGCATGGCATCTGCATTCACGCGGAGGCACCGTATCGCGGCGGCCGCGTCAACACCGATCAGGACGTCGCCACGCTCTTTGGCTGGGTGCAGGATCTCGGCGCGAACTTCGTCCGCCTCGCCCACTACCCGCACGACATGCGCATGGAGCGCGCGGCGGATAAGCTCGGCATCCTCGTCTGGTCGGAGGTTCCGGTCTACTGGGCGCTGCACTTCGAGGATGAGGCGGTCTTCAAGAAGTCGCAGGGGCAGCTCTCGGAAGAGATCCGCCGCGACCGCGATAAGGCGTCCGTCATCCTCTGGTCCATCGCGAACGAAACTCCAAGCACCGAGGCCCGCACCACCTTCCTCACCCGCTCGGCGAACTACGTGCACGGCCTCGATCCGACGCGCCTCGTGACGGCCGCTCTGCTTGTTCGTGGTGAGGGCAACACCAAGATCATCGACGACCCGCTCGGCAAGGCGCTCGACGTCATCGGCTTCAACGAGTACATCGGCTGGTACGAGAAGACTCCCGAAGCGATGGATCAGACCGACTGGAAGATCGCCTACGACAAGCCGCTGATCGTCAGCGAATTCGGCGGCGACGCCAAGGCCGGGCTGCACGGCGGCGAGCACGAGCGCTGGACCGAGGAGTACCAGGCCAACATCTTCCGCCACCAGATCGCCATGCTGAACCGGATTCCGTCTCTGCGCGGCACCACCCCGTGGATCCTGATGGACTTCCGCTCGCCGGTTCGCCAGCTTCCCGGCATCCAGGACGGCTTCAACCGCAAGGGCCTCATCTCCGACCAGGGCGAGAAGAAGGAAGCATTCGGAATCCTGCAGAAGGCCTACAAGAGCGACGGGCTCGGCAAGGCGGAGTAG
- a CDS encoding ATP-binding protein: protein MTVGSESSSYAESFPWQALTTSPIMGRGEVADLIRSHAWDTTPLGPVEGWSETLLAIVNLILSSPIPTYIVWGPEMITLYNEGYVSILAARHPQALGQRFSEVWSESWKLVEEQFLTVLTHGKSITEENVLIPVNSGERLQDFFWNYSRMPIYENGRIAGLLNAVQDVTGTVLATRMLLASDDQLRMTLVAGSCVGTWEWNVPDDIVSGDEQFALHYGADPQVASAGAPTAVFTQKIHPDDVKRVEAAVQRSLDSHEEYSAEYRLIKDDGSILWVLARARCLYSEDGTPIRLRGVSIDITSRKQAEEALIQSERLVAAGKLAATIAHEINNPLESVTNLLYLARNTNDAAERDEYLSMAEREVRRAALISRRTLLVHREAAAQATPVDVNGLIEGVLAELADRTRPLGIEVDTRCRAGHLLVCREPEIRQALLHLITNSVDAMQIGGGRLLVRCRDGRNWANSRAGIVITIADTGTGMTAKTLAEMFDPFFSTKGHGGTGLGLWVSKESVERHEGSIRVRSSAWKQHHGTVISLFLPFPNAS, encoded by the coding sequence ATGACGGTTGGTTCAGAGTCATCGAGCTACGCGGAATCATTCCCATGGCAGGCGCTTACGACCAGCCCGATCATGGGCCGGGGCGAGGTCGCGGACCTGATTCGCTCCCATGCATGGGACACAACCCCGCTTGGCCCGGTCGAAGGTTGGTCGGAGACGCTGCTCGCCATCGTCAACCTCATCCTCTCGTCGCCCATCCCCACATACATTGTGTGGGGTCCGGAGATGATTACGCTCTACAACGAGGGCTATGTCAGCATCCTCGCGGCGCGCCATCCACAGGCACTCGGACAACGATTCTCGGAGGTCTGGAGCGAATCCTGGAAGTTGGTGGAGGAGCAGTTCCTTACCGTGCTCACCCATGGCAAGTCCATCACGGAAGAGAATGTGCTGATTCCGGTTAACAGTGGCGAGCGGCTGCAGGACTTCTTCTGGAACTACTCGCGGATGCCAATCTACGAGAATGGGCGCATTGCCGGGCTTCTGAATGCCGTGCAGGATGTGACCGGAACGGTGCTGGCGACGCGCATGCTCCTCGCCAGCGACGATCAGTTGCGGATGACACTGGTCGCCGGAAGTTGCGTCGGAACCTGGGAGTGGAACGTCCCGGACGATATCGTCTCGGGCGATGAGCAGTTTGCGCTGCACTATGGCGCCGATCCACAAGTAGCCTCCGCCGGCGCGCCGACCGCTGTCTTCACGCAGAAGATCCACCCGGACGACGTCAAGAGGGTCGAAGCGGCCGTTCAGCGATCACTTGATAGCCACGAAGAATATTCCGCCGAGTATCGGCTGATCAAGGACGACGGTTCGATCTTGTGGGTGCTTGCGCGGGCTCGATGCCTGTATTCGGAGGATGGGACCCCGATCCGGCTGCGTGGCGTCTCGATCGACATCACCTCGCGCAAGCAGGCCGAGGAGGCCCTGATCCAGAGCGAACGGCTGGTCGCGGCGGGAAAACTCGCGGCGACGATCGCGCACGAGATCAACAACCCGCTCGAGTCGGTAACGAACCTCCTTTACCTTGCACGCAACACGAACGATGCGGCCGAGCGAGACGAGTACCTGTCGATGGCGGAGCGCGAGGTGCGGCGGGCGGCGCTGATCTCCCGACGCACCTTGCTCGTGCATCGGGAGGCGGCGGCGCAGGCTACCCCGGTGGACGTCAACGGGCTTATCGAAGGCGTGCTCGCCGAACTGGCGGACAGAACGCGGCCGCTTGGCATTGAAGTCGACACGCGGTGCCGGGCTGGTCACCTGCTGGTCTGCCGCGAGCCGGAGATCCGGCAGGCGCTGCTTCACCTCATCACCAATTCTGTTGACGCGATGCAGATTGGCGGTGGGCGTTTACTCGTGCGATGCCGTGACGGAAGGAATTGGGCCAACAGCAGGGCCGGTATCGTGATCACGATTGCGGACACCGGAACAGGCATGACCGCCAAGACCCTCGCCGAGATGTTCGATCCCTTCTTCTCGACCAAAGGCCACGGAGGAACGGGCCTCGGTTTATGGGTCAGCAAGGAGAGCGTCGAGCGGCACGAGGGTTCGATCCGGGTGCGCAGCAGCGCCTGGAAGCAGCATCACGGAACGGTGATCTCGCTCTTCCTGCCGTTTCCAAACGCCTCGTAG